tttattcaCTCTTTAACATTAACATCATCTCTTTTTTATACAATCTCATCATCTTatcaaaattcttaaattattattattattttgtcaaaaattCCTTCTTCAAGAACACTTagaattttgtttcaattaccataatttcatattttctttgctcacttcaataatcttaataCAATTTCACAATCAGTTGCAATTTTcctcaaaaaattatcaagaatcataattttaatttcacaaagttcaatcaatttaaagCACACATTATTCAAGaatcttatttaaaagtgttaaaGTACCTTACCAAGCAATAATCAAAActttaacacttttaaattgaGGAATTTTTCTTAGCTTTgatttctttcctctctttggTTAAATGCTTCTCCTTTgaaaaataaggtttttttttctctttccttctgCACACGCACACTTGCACGCACGCGCTTATTAgtaacttttataatttttgggtAAAGTTTTCAAATCCTGATACCTATTTATACTAAATTTTACTCGAGTTATTTCAAATATCACTAAGGActtgtttgaaagtgtgattgaggttacttttcaaagttttttcactcagaaatgtatcaaaataatatattttttaattttttaaaaaatatttttgatatcaccatattaaaatgatatgaaaacacaaaaaaaaaaatattaattcgaaGCAATTATATTACCTAGGGTTTTATAAATACCCCGTACAATCTATcatcattcttataatttaatttataactttcccttattttttataatattgacttttattattatcaataatattatttgggGTTTATAAATGGTAATGTTAGCAATAAGATTAGAGGTTTTTAATGGTAATGTTAGCAAttagtatataaataattatatattaaaataaaatgcataatttttaatttttttgaaattcctcgttgatattcaataaaaataaaatgtttgattataaaaattatcaagtcatattttttttatttgttattttaccttgaaaagattcttttcatgaaaagtctttattaaaaaagtatatatatatatatatatatatatatatatatatatatatatatatatatatatataatcaaagaaGTGATTTTTAGGGAGAGAGACTTTTCTAAgcaattcataaaaataaaaataaagagttttTTTCCTGGGCAATTGCATTTCGATAGTTTCTAGTAGAATTGTTTTCCATATAAGACAAACATTGAcctcaattttatcataaaaacaatttatcctTAACTTATGATGATGAAATTTctctataaattaaataaataaacttagaCACatacactaatttttttaattcaagattttataGTTTAGttggtaaaataaattttcttagctttcaatttttttataaaagctattattaatataacaaaatgcagggaaagaaaaatagttagtattttataaaaaaaaatttataaattttttttatatttttaaaagttttaatacaatatcatttttaaaaataaaaaatatattttaatttatttctaaataaaaattacttttaaaaaacaatcgtttCTTCTCAGAACAGCAACAGCCCCATTCAATTCCAAGCATCTTCTTCTAATCCAAcataattaacaattaattcaaaataactaCACCAACTTGCTAAATCTTCTTGTAAGCAGGTGAGCATGACAAGGGCAGCTCTTTCGTCTCTACTCTCCACCGCCCTTGGTGTTTCTTAAATAAAGATAGTGCAAACCTCTCTAGCCGACGCAACAATTAAACTACAACAACTACACCACTCCTAAACATTAATTCCCTTACTCTATGCTCATCCCCTGCAACGGCTTGTAGATTTCTTCCCTCTGGCAGTACAGAATGACTAGCTGAAAAGATAACCTTGCTTTCTCGTCCCTTACGCTATGCTCATCCCCTGCAACggctctctcctctctctaacTTGGTAAAACCTGAGAtttcagaaagaaagaaacagaaaagcCCCACCTTCTTAAAGTAAATGATATACTTAGCTGACAAATTAAAAGGGTATCGAAGAAAAGGAAATGCACCTAATTTTTCTTActactgttatattttttgctttCCTTTGAGCATCTCCTTATAACGCAGGAGAGATTCCAGCCTCTGCAACTTCAACTGTTGCTTGAACCTGTTGATAAAATCATCAGCTTTAGCATCAACCTCTTCATCAGCTTTAGCATCAACCTCTTCATCTCCAATCACCACTGTTTTCTCTGAAGCCCTTGTCGTTGAAGGCCTTCTTCTTTCAACCTTCTCCCTCTCCACCTCCTCCGCTAAATTCAAGCTCACCGCCTTTTCGCTTGCCGACTTCTTCATTTTCACCTGCCTCTTCGTAGCTTTCACCATGTGCTCCGACTGGATCCTCTTCACATGATGATCATGATCATGACACATACCCGGATCTGCATCCGACCTGGTTTGAGCTGGGGGACGTTGGGTTGTTTCTTCCGGTCCCGAACTGTAGTATAAAGAAGAGAAGTTGATGGACTTGACCCGTTCTAAAAGTGAAGGGGCTCTTTCGAGCTGGGGAGGATCATGTTCCTGGGTAGTGTTTTCGGGTTCCTGGGCAGGTGGGAATTTGTAGAAGGAGAAGTAGTCGATGGACTTGACCCGTTGTAAAAGAGAAGGGGCTCTTTCGAGCTGGGGAGGATCATGTTCCTGGGTAGTGTTTCCAGGTTCCTGGGCAGGTGGGAAATTGTAGAAGGAGAAGTAGTCGATGGACGTGACTCGTTGTAAAAGAGAAGGAGCTCGAGCGAGGTGCTGGTCTTCGTGTACTGGTTTATTGTGAGTACCATAACGGGAAGCAAGAACAATGGTGACAATCATAATATTCAGGAAGAGGAAGAGTGAACCCGGTGTTAACCAGCTGGTCACGAAAGCAAAGATCGAGATTGCCATGGAtttcgtttcttttttattttctctcttttccttctcGTGGTTTAAAGTGATGTCAGGATAAAGAAGACGAGTACTTATGCTGTCCTAGAGATTAAttattgaagagagagagagagcggtGGTTAATAGGTGATGTCgaggttttttttgtattacgATTTATAAACGTGGTAATGGttgttttaaagtattttttatttaaaaatatataaaataatattttatattttaaaaagaattatttttattataatatattaaactaatttaaaaatatcgaaaaaaatattgttttaaaataaaaaataaaaaaattaaatttttttaaaatgcttttggaaaaaagaacatattcgtaatataatttttatgataattgaaattatattttataattttaaaaagtataccTTTCATGTTGTTTTAATATCGTTAATCTAAGGTTTAAaattagatctagaaaatcaaatgaaatttaaactgtaagcaaatatttttaaaagactaCTAGTCAACAGAGCTGGTGGAAGGTttgtttttagtaaaaaaaccagAATAATTTAAGATGAGAGACGTCGTCTTTCTGCGctaaaaaggatgaaaaagaCTCTAGTGCCCTTTCTGAGAAAGAGACACGTGAAAAAGAAAgtctttgtttatttgttaaGTCCGTTTGCGATCATTGCTTTTGAAAGTTGGAGGGTTCCCACGGCATATGGATGAGTCATTGAGTAGTTTGCGATCATTGCTATAGGGAACGAGATTGTTTCCAGCAGCCGGTAGagcaaattttatatatatatataataataataatttgataaatttttgtaatttgataaattatttatatatttaaaaataataaggttgaaattaaaaatattttttaatttaatagattatttataaataaaaaatgatagggaataaaattgaaaaacacttgtaattttattatttattttaaaataaaaaaataataatcaaaatgatacagactaaataataaaaagagataaattGCAGGGGGTTG
The Populus nigra chromosome 3, ddPopNigr1.1, whole genome shotgun sequence genome window above contains:
- the LOC133688859 gene encoding pathogen-associated molecular patterns-induced protein A70-like, encoding MAISIFAFVTSWLTPGSLFLFLNIMIVTIVLASRYGTHNKPVHEDQHLARAPSLLQRVTSIDYFSFYNFPPAQEPGNTTQEHDPPQLERAPSLLQRVKSIDYFSFYKFPPAQEPENTTQEHDPPQLERAPSLLERVKSINFSSLYYSSGPEETTQRPPAQTRSDADPGMCHDHDHHVKRIQSEHMVKATKRQVKMKKSASEKAVSLNLAEEVEREKVERRRPSTTRASEKTVVIGDEEVDAKADEEVDAKADDFINRFKQQLKLQRLESLLRYKEMLKGKQKI